CCAGGTGCCGGGCAATGCCTACACCGGCGAATCGGCCAAGACACTGGCCAACAACACCCAGGTCGATCGCTCGCGCACCATCACGGTGCAGTTCGACGCCAACGCCCGCGGCCCCTGGCATTTCAAGCCGGAAAAGACCAGCCTGCAGGTGCACCCGGGCGAGCTGGCCACGGTGATGTACGAATTCCAGAACGTGCAGGACAGGCGCATGGCGGCGCAGGCCATTCCAAGCTACGCCCCGCGCCAGGCCGGCCCGCATTTTCACAAGCTTGAATGCTTTTGCTTCAGCCAGTACACGCTCGATGCCGGCGAGAAGAAGCAGTGGCCGGTGACCTTCGTGATCGATCCCAAGCTGTCCAAGGACGTGCAGACCATCACGCTGTCCTACACCTTCTTCGAGGTCGGTGGTCGCACGCCGGCCGCGCCGCAATCGACCGCCGCCCTGGTGCCGGCTGCAGCCGCGCTGCAGGCGGGTTCATGAGTCGCAAGGCGGAGCGCAGTTCATGGTTGCAGACGCTGCGCATCGTCGCCTGGTCGCTGGTCGGCATACGCAATGGCAGTCGGCATCACGAGGACCAGCGCAAGGTCGGCGTGGTGGCGCTGATGTTTACTGCGCTGGGCGCGGTGCTGCTGTTCGTGCTGGCGCTGCTGGCGCTGGTGCACTGGGTGGCCTGAGCGCCGCGCGTTAACGAATGTTGAATGAGAAATTGAAGATCGAGGAGCTGAAATGAGCACATCTACCCCAGGGGTCACCCCGTATTACTTTGTGCCCGAGCCTTCGCGCCATCCGATCACGGCGGTCTTCGGGCTGTTCTGGATGATCGTGGGCGCGGCCAGCTGGATGAACGGCTATGGCTGGGGCAAGTGGGCACTGCTGTTCGGCGTGCTCTGGTGGCTGGGCGTGCTGTTCCAGTGGTTTCGCGATGCCGCGCACGAGAGCGAGGCCGGGCTCAACAGCCGGCGCATCGACGTCTCCTACCGCTGGGGCATGAGCTGGTTCATTTTCTCGGAGGTGATGTTCTTCGGCGCCTTTTTCACCGCGCTGTGGTGGGGGCGGGCGCACTCGGTGCCTGAGCTGGGCAACCTGGAGCACGCCATACTCTGGCCCGACTTCAAGGCCATATGGCCGAGCGTCGCAGCCGGCGCTACCGGGTCGCCCGGGGACATCATCGAGCCCTTCAGCACCGTTGGGCCGTTCTGGCTGCCGACCATCAATACCGCGCTGCTCCTCACCTCGGGCGTGACGCTGACCATCGCGCACCATGCGCTGCTGGCCAACAACCGCAGCAAGACCATTGCCTTCATGTGGGTGACGGTGCTGCTGGGCCTGACCTTCCTGTGCATTCAGGGCTATGAGTACTACCACCTCTACACCGAGCTCAACCTCAAGCTCGATTCAGGCATCTACGGCTCCACCTTCTTCATGCTCACGGGCTTTCACGGCTTTCACGTCTTCGTCGGCATGGTGACGCTGTTCTTCATCACCATGCGGCTGCAAGCCGGGCACTTCACGCCGCAGCACCATTTCGGGCTGGAGGGTGCGGCCTGGTACTGGCACTTCGTGGACGTGGTCTGGCTCGGTCTGTACATCCTCGTCTACTGGATGTGAGCAAGACGGCGGCGCGCGCCGCCAGCCAGGCACCAGGGCGCCGCGAGGCGCCTTTTTTCCGCCCCTGCGCGGCCGGCCCCTTCAGGCCTTGCCCGCAAGCAGGCCGGTCGGGTGGATGTAGCCCAGCTTGTAGGCCGCCAGCAGGCAGACGAAGAGCACGATGGAGAGGATGACGCGCACCGCAAGCGCATGGGCCATGCGCGTGCTCGATGGCTGGTCGTCCTTGGGGTCTCCGCGCACCATGAAGACGTACGCGGCCCCGAGGCTGGCGATAATGGCAAGAAATGCCAGGGCAATGATGATTTTCATGGTGGGTGCTTCCGATGATTGATGCGGGGCGCTCGGCGTCCGGTGTGCACTTTGCCTTGATTGCCGTGTTGGCGCTGGCGATCGCCGTGGCAACCGGCTGGCTTGGTAGCTGGCAATTGTCGCGCGCGCACGAGAAACTTGCCGCGCACCAAGCCATGCTCGAGCGTGAACAGCTTGCGCCCTGGTCCGGCCCGCAGTTGCTCGCCGCGCTGGCGCAAGACCCGGCGCTGGCGCAGACCCAGGCCTACCATCCGGTACGGCTGCGCGGGCGCTGGCTTGCGGACGCGACGGTGTATCTGGAAAACCGCCAGATGCACGGCAAGCCCGGCTTCTACGTCTATACGCCGCTGCAGCTGGCGGAAAGTGGCCAGGTGCTGGCGGTACAGCGCGGCTGGGCACCGCGCGACTTCAACGACCGCGCCCGGCTGCCGCAGCTGCCCGAGCCCGAAGGCGAGGTCGTGCTGCAGGGACGCATTGCCGGCGAGCCCGGACGGCTTTTCGAATTTGCCGAATCCGCCGATGCCCGGGGCGCGGGTGAGATACGGCAGAATCTGACGATCGCCGCCTACGCGGCCGATTTTTCGCTGGATCTGCTGCCCTTGAGCGTGGCGCAGACCGGCGCGGCAAACGATGGCTTGTTGCGTGACTGGCCCGCGCCGGACAGCGGCGTGGACATGCACTATGGCTACGCCTTCCAATGGTTTGGGCTCTGCGCCCTGGTGATTGTGCTTTATGTCTGGTTCCAACTCATCCGACGCCTTGGCGGCCGCCGCCGCTGAATCGACCGATCCGCTGCAGCTGACGGTGCACAGCCTGCCGGGCGCCCACGAGGCCCGGCGGCTGCCCGACTCGCGCAAGGGTCGCTGGCAGCTGTGGCTGATGCTGGCCGTTTGCGTGGCGCCGGTGCTCGCCTCGTATCTGGCCTACTACGTGGTGCGCCCCAGTGGCGGCTTGCTCAACTTCGGCGAGCTGATCGAGCCGCAGCGGCCCATGCCGCAGGCCCAGCCCATCCAGGCGCCGGACGGCTCGGCCGGGGTGCTGGGTGATCTGCGCGGCCAGTGGTTGTTGCTCAGCGTGGCCGGCGGGGCCTGTGACGAAGTCTGCCGCAACAACCTCTACTTTCAGCGGCAGTTGCGCGAGAGCCTGGGAGAGGGGCGCGAGCGCATAGACTGGGTTTGGCTCGTCACCGACGACATCGCCCCACCCGAGGAGATCCGCGATGCCTTGCGCGACGCGACGGTGCGCCGCATCGACGCGCAGGCGCTGGGCCAGTGGCTTGCGCCTTCGCAAGGCCATGCGCTGCCTGAGCAGCTCTATCTGGTCGATCCCCAGGGCAACTGGATGATGCGCTTTCCGCCGCAGTTGACGATCGCCAGCGCCGAGCGGGTGCGCAAGGATTTGTCGCGCCTGCTCTATGCCTCCGCCGCCTGGGATCGGCCGGGCAGGGGAGAGGGCAAATGAACGCTGCGCACACCGCGCTCTACGATTGGGCGCCGGTCTGGGAGTTGCTCGCCTTCGGCGCGCTGATCGCCCTGTTTCCGCTCGCCTGGACCGCCTGGCGCCACCGCCATGGCAGTGGCTCGCGGCGGCTGCAGGCGCTCACCGTGCTCACGCTGTTTCTCACTTTCGATCTCGTGCTCTTTGGCGCCTTCACGCGCCTGACCGATTCCGGCCTGGGCTGCCCCGACTGGCCGGGCTGTTATGGCCAGTCCAATCCGCTTGGGGCCAACGCCGAAATCAGCGCGGCACAGGCTGAGCTGCCCAGCGGGCCGGTGACGCACACCAAGGCATGGATAGAGATGATTCACCGCTACCTCGCGACCAGCGTGGGCGCGCTGATCGTCGTGCTGACGATTGCGGCGTGGTGGCAATGGCGCCGTCACCGCCAGGGCATGGTACCGGCCCCGGTGCTGGGCCGCTGGTGGATGCTAGCTACCTTTGTCTGGGTTTGTCTGCAGGGCGCGTTTGGTGCTTTGACGGTGACGATGCGGCTGTTCCCGGCCATCGTCACGCTGCATCTGCTGGGCGGCGCGGTGTTGCTGATGCTGCTGTGCGTGCCGGCGGTGCGCCTGAGCCTGGCAGTGGAGGGTCGCTCGGCCGTGCCGGTTGCGCGCGGGCTGCGCCATTGCCTTGTCGCCTGCATGCTGCTGGTACTCGTGCAGCTGCTGCTGGGCGGCTGGGTCAGCACCAACTATGCGGTGCTTGCCTGCACCAGTTTCCCGACCTGCCAGGGCAGTTGGTGGCCGCCGATGGCCTTTGCCGAAGGCTTTCAGCTCTGGCGTGAGCTCGGCCTGCGCGCCGACGGCAGCCACATCAGCTTCGAGGCCTTGACCGCGATCCACTACACACACCGGCTGGCGGCCTACCTGGTGCTGCTGGCGCTGGCGGTGGCGGCCGTGCAACTGCGCCGCCGCGCGCCGGCGCTCGCCGCGCAATCGCGTTGGCTGTGGCTGCTGCTGGTGCTGCAGTTTCTCACCGGCCTGTCCAACGTGGTGCTGGACTGGCCGCTGGTGGCCGCGGTCTTGCACACCGGGGGCGCGGCCGCGCTGCTCGTGGTCTTGACCTGGGCGCTGACAGCGAGCACCAGCGCGCCCGCCGCGCACCCGTCCCGCACCGCAGGAGCTTCTGCATGACAGCAGCACATACCTCCGACACCCCCGCGCCCCGCGCCGACGCCGCGATGAAGACCGCGCGCCCCTTGCCCACGCGCGCGCGCCAGTTTTATGCGCTCACCAAACCCGGGGTGGTGCAGCTCATCGTCTTTTGCGCCTTCATCGGCATGGTGATGGCGGTGCCGGGCTGGCCTACGGCGCGCGAATGGTTGAGGATGGCGATCGCCAGCTTTGGCATCTGGTGCGTCGCTGGCGCAGCGGCGGCGTTGAACTGCATCATCGAGCAGTCCATGGATGCGCGCATGAAGCGCACCGCCTGGCGCCCCACCGCGCGCGGCGAACTGAGCAACCGGCAAACCCTGGGGTTCGCAGCCGTGCTGGGCCTGGTCGGCTGCGTCGTGCTGCAGGTGGCGATCAACGCGCTCACCATGTGGCTGACCTTCGCCACTTTCGTCGGTTACGCCATCATCTACACCGTGGTGCTCAAGCCGATGACGCCGCAGAACATCGTGATCGGCGGCGCATCCGGGGCCATGCCGCCGGTGCTGGGCTGGGCCGCGATGACGGGGCAGGTGGGGCCAGAGGCGTGGATCATGTGCCTGATCATCTTCCTGTGGACGCCGCCGCATTTTTGGGCGCTGGCGCTGTACCGGGTGGAGGACTACCGCAAGTCCGGCCTGCCCATGCTGCCGGTCACCCACGGGAACCAATTCACCCGGCTGCACGTCTTCCTGTACACATGGGTTTTGTTCGCGGGTTGCCTGATGCCCTTCGTCTACGGCATGAGTTCCTGGATCTACCTCGCGGCGGCCGTGGTGCTGAGTCTGATCTTCTGCTGGTACGGCTTTCGGCTGTGGCGCGATTATTCCGATGCACTCGCACGCAAGACATTCCGCTTTTCCATCATGCATTTAAGCCTGCTGTTTCTGGCGCTGCTGGTGGACCACTACGTGTTCTGAGCCTTGCAATGCACAAACGCAGATTCTTCAAATTCATAGCTGCTGGCGCAGCATCAGCAAGCCTTGCAGGCCTTTTTGCTGCATGTACCGAGGCGCCCAAGCCGGAATTCAAGGGGGTGGACATCACCGGCGTCGACTACGCGCGCGACCTGCCGCTGACCGATCAGTTCGGCGAGCGGCGCCACATCAAGGACTTTGCCGGCAAGGTGGTGGCGGTCTTCTTCGGCTATACCCATTGCCCCGACGTCTGCCCGACCACGATGAGCGAGCTCGCGCAGGTCAAGGCCGAACTCGGCATCGATGGCGACAAGTTCGTGGCGGTCTTCGTCACGGTGGACCCCGAGCGCGACACGCCGGAGATCCTCAAGGCCTACATGGCCAACTTCGATCCGGCCTTCATTGCGCTGCGGGGCAGCCCCGAAGAACTTGCCGCAGTGGCCAAGGACTTCAAGATCTTCTACAAGCAGGTCGAGGGACCGACTCCGACCAGCTACACCATGGACCATTCGGCGGGCATGTACATGTTCGACCCGAGCGGCCATCTGCGGCTGTTTCACCGCTACGGCAGCCCGGTGCAGGCGCTGGTGGACGACACGCGCACCCTGCTCGCGGAAAAGCGCAGCAGCTGAGGCGCGCGCGGCTACGCCAGCGGCCTGGCCAGC
The DNA window shown above is from Comamonas sp. NLF-1-9 and carries:
- a CDS encoding cytochrome c oxidase assembly protein, encoding MNLGVENAKMVGKLLVVACGMFAFGYSLIPLYKAICEVTGINILSRQEGQVPGNAYTGESAKTLANNTQVDRSRTITVQFDANARGPWHFKPEKTSLQVHPGELATVMYEFQNVQDRRMAAQAIPSYAPRQAGPHFHKLECFCFSQYTLDAGEKKQWPVTFVIDPKLSKDVQTITLSYTFFEVGGRTPAAPQSTAALVPAAAALQAGS
- a CDS encoding DUF2970 domain-containing protein encodes the protein MSRKAERSSWLQTLRIVAWSLVGIRNGSRHHEDQRKVGVVALMFTALGAVLLFVLALLALVHWVA
- a CDS encoding cytochrome c oxidase subunit 3; translation: MSTSTPGVTPYYFVPEPSRHPITAVFGLFWMIVGAASWMNGYGWGKWALLFGVLWWLGVLFQWFRDAAHESEAGLNSRRIDVSYRWGMSWFIFSEVMFFGAFFTALWWGRAHSVPELGNLEHAILWPDFKAIWPSVAAGATGSPGDIIEPFSTVGPFWLPTINTALLLTSGVTLTIAHHALLANNRSKTIAFMWVTVLLGLTFLCIQGYEYYHLYTELNLKLDSGIYGSTFFMLTGFHGFHVFVGMVTLFFITMRLQAGHFTPQHHFGLEGAAWYWHFVDVVWLGLYILVYWM
- a CDS encoding twin transmembrane helix small protein: MKIIIALAFLAIIASLGAAYVFMVRGDPKDDQPSSTRMAHALAVRVILSIVLFVCLLAAYKLGYIHPTGLLAGKA
- a CDS encoding SURF1 family protein, whose product is MLALAIAVATGWLGSWQLSRAHEKLAAHQAMLEREQLAPWSGPQLLAALAQDPALAQTQAYHPVRLRGRWLADATVYLENRQMHGKPGFYVYTPLQLAESGQVLAVQRGWAPRDFNDRARLPQLPEPEGEVVLQGRIAGEPGRLFEFAESADARGAGEIRQNLTIAAYAADFSLDLLPLSVAQTGAANDGLLRDWPAPDSGVDMHYGYAFQWFGLCALVIVLYVWFQLIRRLGGRRR
- a CDS encoding heme A synthase yields the protein MNAAHTALYDWAPVWELLAFGALIALFPLAWTAWRHRHGSGSRRLQALTVLTLFLTFDLVLFGAFTRLTDSGLGCPDWPGCYGQSNPLGANAEISAAQAELPSGPVTHTKAWIEMIHRYLATSVGALIVVLTIAAWWQWRRHRQGMVPAPVLGRWWMLATFVWVCLQGAFGALTVTMRLFPAIVTLHLLGGAVLLMLLCVPAVRLSLAVEGRSAVPVARGLRHCLVACMLLVLVQLLLGGWVSTNYAVLACTSFPTCQGSWWPPMAFAEGFQLWRELGLRADGSHISFEALTAIHYTHRLAAYLVLLALAVAAVQLRRRAPALAAQSRWLWLLLVLQFLTGLSNVVLDWPLVAAVLHTGGAAALLVVLTWALTASTSAPAAHPSRTAGASA
- the cyoE gene encoding heme o synthase, which produces MTAAHTSDTPAPRADAAMKTARPLPTRARQFYALTKPGVVQLIVFCAFIGMVMAVPGWPTAREWLRMAIASFGIWCVAGAAAALNCIIEQSMDARMKRTAWRPTARGELSNRQTLGFAAVLGLVGCVVLQVAINALTMWLTFATFVGYAIIYTVVLKPMTPQNIVIGGASGAMPPVLGWAAMTGQVGPEAWIMCLIIFLWTPPHFWALALYRVEDYRKSGLPMLPVTHGNQFTRLHVFLYTWVLFAGCLMPFVYGMSSWIYLAAAVVLSLIFCWYGFRLWRDYSDALARKTFRFSIMHLSLLFLALLVDHYVF
- a CDS encoding SCO family protein, with translation MHKRRFFKFIAAGAASASLAGLFAACTEAPKPEFKGVDITGVDYARDLPLTDQFGERRHIKDFAGKVVAVFFGYTHCPDVCPTTMSELAQVKAELGIDGDKFVAVFVTVDPERDTPEILKAYMANFDPAFIALRGSPEELAAVAKDFKIFYKQVEGPTPTSYTMDHSAGMYMFDPSGHLRLFHRYGSPVQALVDDTRTLLAEKRSS